In Candidatus Babeliales bacterium, the DNA window AATAACAAGCATTGCTTGTATGAGTGGCACGTGAGGGTAAATCATAGAATCACCGACTGCAGTACCAAGGGCAAATATAATAATAATTTCAAATGAAGAAAGCATTCCCATACTTTGTTTATTCATTAAACGGATATTTAATACGGTATATAGATATATAAATGAAGTACGGAATAGAATTTCACCTAATAAGACGAATGAAAATGAACTGCCTATAAAAATACGATATAAGTCAAAAGTATGTTCTTTCATTTTTTTTCCTTTTATAAAAACTATATTTTTTTAAGTCAGAATAATACAAGATTTAGTTATAAACTTGATAATTAATAAATCAAATCAGTATTGTAAAAAATATAATCAAAGGGAAAGTATGAAAAAAAGATTTTTTATTTTGTGTTTCTATATTTTTTATTTTTACGCAAATGTAATGGCGCAATCGACACATAATATTAATGAAGCACCAGTGAGTTATACATATAAAAAGATTGAAGAACCCGTTTATATTGAAGCAATTGTAACCGATCAAGAGGCAGCTGCCTTAAAAACAGAACCAAAAAAGGAAAAAGATCTTTTTGAAAAAAGTATTGAAGCAGCAACTAAAGGTTTAAAAAAGTTTTGGGATTCATTTAAATGGAAAGATTTTAAAGAAAAATTTAAAAAACAATATGAGTTTCAGCATATTGGGCAAAAAGCCTATATATCCAAAGGAGTCAAGTTAACATCGCAAGGCTCACTGGATCCTGTTTATAGCCATGAATCAGTGTATTTAACAAAACGAACTCCTGTCGCGCAAAAAGCGTTGGAAAATTATACCAAATTAAAATTAACCCCAGAAGAACTTCCGCGCATAGCGTGTGCTTTTAGTGGTGGTGGTTATCGTGCAATGGTTTTAACGGTAGGATATTTAAAAGCGTTTGAAGATATGGGTTTACTTGATAGTATTTTTTATATTTCAACACTCTCAGGTTCCACTTGGTGCTTAGGTCCGTGGACGTTGATGCAAGATTTTGAGAAAAATAAAAAAGTAACAATAAATGCATTTAAAGAATCGTTACTTGAAAAAATTCGTAAAAATCAATTTAATTTGTTTGCAACAAAATATGCCGGCACCTTTAATGTAAAAAAATTTGCTGAACGAGTTATTTGGTCAAAAGTTTTATTTGATCAGATAATTAATTCAGTTGATTTGTATGGTGCGACTCTTTCTCATGTATTATTAGCAGATTTTGGTGATGATCAATTGACTCAACGATTATCGGCCCAATGGATGAAGGTCCGAGAAGGAAATCATGTATGGCCGATTTATACAGCCGTGTCGATGCATAAAACAAATGGGAATTATCGCTATAACTGGTATGAATTTAATCCTGAAGAAATTCGTAATCTTGAATATAATTTAGTATTGCCATCATATGCTTTTGGCAGAAAGTTTGACAATGGGGTAAATATAGACTTTTCTCCACAGCAAAGTTTTGGTTTTTTAATGGGTATTTTTGGCTCAGCGTATACCGTTAATCTCAAAGATATTAAGCGCATAGTATTTGGTTATGAAGATACCACTGACTTAAAAAAACTGGTTGCGAATTGGTACAAAAAACCATTAACCTGGGCACAGGAAGGTTTTACTAAATTGTCAAAAATTTTCACTTTAGCAGCACAGTTAAAGTTTAAAGAAATTTGGAACATGGCCAAAGATGATTTACAAAAAATACAAGCAACCGTATTTGCGCAACTTTTGAGTATAATTGCCGATACAAAAATACAAATTCCTGGAACCAAAAAAGCACTCGGAACATCACGAGTAGCACCAGCACAAATAGCCAATCCATTTAAAGGGTATAAAGAAATTGCTCTTCCTTGGCTTGTAAATCGAGATTATTTAACTTTTGTTGATGCTGGTGTTGATTATAATATTCCGTTATTACCTCTTTTTAGACCAGAAAGAAAACTAGATATAATTATTATAGGTGATGCTTCTGGAGATGTTACTGGCGGTTCACAAGAATTAAGCAAAGCATTGGCTGATATAAAGCGAGTATGGGGAGTGGATTATACAAAAGATAATACATTGAGCAGCAAAACTATTGAAATATATAGACCCGTGCAGGAGAATTATCCATTAGCAGGAGATGTATTTAAAGCAGTGCGCCCACCATTACTTATATATTTCAATTTTTTGAAAGATAATAATTTAATGAAGAATGCACAAAATGATGTAGTGCTAAAAAAAGTTATTGAAGAAAATAAATTAATGCAGTTTAATCCAGAAGAATGTATTAATAGTTTTTGTAGTACTTTTAATTTTAATTATACACAAGAACAATTTAAGCAATTAACTGGTATTGCTGAGTTTAATATAAAAGCGCATGGAGATATTATAGAAAAAATAATTGATGAACGTATTGATTTATTAGTGCAACATCCGGAATTTGGCGGCTAAAACTTTAATTTTACCGTAAAAAAGAGTATTCTTATCACTTATTAAGACTTAAAAATATGAAAAGTGTATATGAATACTCTGCAAGGTGAAAAGTATCTATGGAAATTACCAACATGCAATGAGCAAGCATTATTTGAATTAGTGCGACGCTATAATTTTTCCATGCCAATTGCACAAACAATTCTTACGCGCGGTTATGTAACTCAGCAGGAGATTGATGCATATCTATTCAGTTCTTTTGAAAAAGATGTGGCACATGCTTCTTTATTTAAAGATGCGCAAAAAGCAATCGACCGCATTATAACAGCAATTAATAATAATGAAAAAATATTGGTGTTCGGTGACTATGATGTTGATGGTATTACTTCATCCGCGTTAATGATGCTGTGCTTAAAACCCTTGGGTGCCAATATTAACTTTTTTTTACCGCATCGTGTGCGGGATGGTTATGGACTTTCTGTTTCAATTGTTGAACGTGCTGCACAAAATAATTATAAGGTTATTATTACCGTTGATAATGGTATCACTGCATTTGAGCCTGCACAAAAAGCTAAAGAGTTAGGAATAGATTTAATTATTACTGATCATCACCGTCAGCATGAAAAAGTTCCCGATGCATTTGCTATTATTAATCCTAATCAAAACGATTGTACTTATCCTTATAAAAGTCTTGCGGGAGTGGGCGTTACCTTTAAGTTATTATCATTATTATATGAATTGTTAAAACTTGAAATACCAAGTAAAGCATTTGAATTATTATTATTAGGAACTATCGCAGATGTAGTACCGCTTACCGGAGAAAATCGTTTTTGGGTCCGGCACGGCTTGCAATTTGTTAACTCAGTAGAAAGCTATGCGCTTAAGGTATTAAAAAAAAATGGTAATGTAACTAAATCGACTATTTCTGCTTCTGACATTGGTTATTCAATAACACCACAAATTAATGCACTGGGCAGATTAGAAGACCCTCGCCAAGGAGTAAAATTTCTAATTGGTTCTGATACCAAAGAAGTTGATCAAGTTGGTACGGTTTTATTTGAATTAAATCAAGCCCGGAAAGAAATTGAGCGTTCTATTTTTAATGAAGTAGTGCACAAAATTGAAGCAAAACAAATTGATATTACTAAAGAAAATATTATTCTTGCGGCAAGCAATCAGTGGCCACCAGGAGTTATAGGATTAGTTGCTTCACGTTTAGTTGGAGCATACGGTAAACCTACGTTATTGTTTCATTTAACTAAAGATGGCAAGGCAAAAGGTTCATGCCGATCTATTCCGGAATTTAATATGTTTAATGCATTGCATGAGACGCGCGAATTATTACTTTCTTTTGGTGGACATTCTTTGGCGGCAGGATTAGCACTTAATATAGATAATTTACCATTATTAAAGCAGCATTTAGAAAAAGTAATAAAAATGCAATTAACTGAAATTGATCTTAAGCAAAAAATTATGGTTGATGCAGAGTTATCACTTTCTGATGTGACCAAAAAAATAATCAGTGATTTGCATCATTTAGAGCCATTTGGTAATGAAAATCCTCAACCGGTATTTCAGGTCAAGCAAGCGGTATTAGTACAAAAACCATCATTACTCAAAGATGCACACGTCAAATGTGCAGTTTTCGCTGATGGCATAATTAAACCGGTTGTTTTTTTTAATAGACCAGAACTTTTTGAACGATTGCGTGCGCAAGAACAAGAACCATTTGATTTGGTTGTACACATTTCTGAAAATCATTGGCAAGGTAAAGTATCGATTGAATTAATAGGCATAGATGTTGCGGGCTTACAAGATATGGGGAATGTACAATGATCATTACTATTGATGGTCCTACCGCAAGTGGCAAATCTACGGCATCTCGATTACTTGCAGATCGATTACATATCCATTGCTTGAGTAGTGGTGCTTTATATCGCGGTCTTGCGTATATTTTGATTAATATTTTTAATTATTCACAAGAAGCGCTCTATAATCCCGCAACAAATGATGTAGATATGGCTCTTGATCCACGCCATTTTTTATACAAATTAGATGGCAATGGCTGTGGCACGGTATGGTTTGATAATCAAAATATTACTTCTTTTTTAAAAACAAACGAAATTTCACATGCGGCTTCTATTTTAGCTACGCATCAATCAGTGCGTGATACATTAACAACTTTGCAGCGCTTATTAGCACAACAATATGATTTAGTTTTAGAAGGCCGTGATGCGGGTTCCGTAGTATTTCCTCAGGCGACAAGCAAATTTTTTTTGACTGCCGATATTGATACGCGTGCTCGGCGTTGGCAGCAGGTTCAAAATAAGCTTGGAATAATTATTGATTTTAATGAAGCACGCCAACATATTCAGGAGCGAGATGCACGAGATAGAAATCGTGAAATTGCGCCGTTAATAATTCCTGAAGATGCTCTTATTATTGATAATTCGAACTTAACTATCGAAAAGACTATTCAAATAATGATAGAATATATTGAGCAAACTAAAAAAATATAAGCTAAAATATGAAAAAATATCAATTAATTTTATTATTAATATCAAGTATTAATTTGTTTGGTATGAATACAGATAAGCTGATCCAATGTATGCCGCTATCAGATAATGGATCAATTGTAGTTGGCAATGACGAAAATATTGTTTTTTTGTTGCAGCGTGAAACATTAGAAAAAGTTTTTCCAAAAAGGGATCTTTTTTTAGCTGTTTTTTGGGGAATGATTAAACTAGATAATTTACCTGCTTTACAAAAATTATTTTACAAAATGAGTTGGCATAAAAATAAATTAACCACTCTATGTTTTATTAATAAAAACGGCGATAAATCGCGGCCATTAATACAATATGATGCGAGATATGAAAGGCCAGAAATTATTTTTGATCAAGAAAAAATAGAAAAAAATTTATCGTACTATTAAAAAACACCTGATTCTTCTTCTCTGATAGGCCCGTAAAAACAACAAATTATTAATTTCCTACTTGAAAATATGCTATTCTGAGTGATAATAAGCTTTTTTTAATGATTTGAAGTAGGAATTTTAAGGGAGTAAGTGGTAATGAAAGTAAAACATTTAACTTATCTAGCCATTTTAGTTTTTCTAAATATTTCGAGCGGTATTTTTGCAGAAGTAACGCAGAAAGAAAAACAAGCATTATTTGATGCAATAGTAGATGATAATTTAACTAAGGTAAAAAGTATCTTTGAAGGCAAAACTGATGATGAGAAAGTAGCTTTGCTTTTTGCTAAAGATCCTTCTTATCCACAGATTTCTTTACACATAGCAATTCACGGACATATAAGAATTTTAGATTTTCTTTTAAAGCAAGCTCAATCTGCAAAGAAATTAGCTGATTTTTTGAAAGCAACAGATTATAAGAAAAAAACTTCTCTATATAGGGCGATAGAGAATGGATATAAAAATTCGGTAGAAAAGATTTTAGAATTTATGCAAAAAATCAAACCAAAAGATCAAGAATATATTTTTAAACAGCAGAACGTTGATTGGGTTACATCGCCGCTAGAGGCGGCATTGGAATCTCATGTTAGCTCTGGTATTGCAATGCTTCTAATTAATTTTATAGCAGATATTCCAAATGAGAAAGTTAAAAAAAATATTATTAAAGAACGAGAAAAACACTATTTCCTTTTATCAACGCCATTATCTGTGGGGGCTTTTGATTTAGCTGCGAAATTAAAAAAACTTGGTGCTGATCCGAATCAGAGAGGCAAAAATAATAACAGTTTATTGCAGATACATATTCTGAATTCTGATTATTTAAAATATCATTTTAATAAAGCTTTCCCGGCAATCGAATGGCTTCTTAAA includes these proteins:
- the recJ gene encoding single-stranded-DNA-specific exonuclease RecJ produces the protein MNTLQGEKYLWKLPTCNEQALFELVRRYNFSMPIAQTILTRGYVTQQEIDAYLFSSFEKDVAHASLFKDAQKAIDRIITAINNNEKILVFGDYDVDGITSSALMMLCLKPLGANINFFLPHRVRDGYGLSVSIVERAAQNNYKVIITVDNGITAFEPAQKAKELGIDLIITDHHRQHEKVPDAFAIINPNQNDCTYPYKSLAGVGVTFKLLSLLYELLKLEIPSKAFELLLLGTIADVVPLTGENRFWVRHGLQFVNSVESYALKVLKKNGNVTKSTISASDIGYSITPQINALGRLEDPRQGVKFLIGSDTKEVDQVGTVLFELNQARKEIERSIFNEVVHKIEAKQIDITKENIILAASNQWPPGVIGLVASRLVGAYGKPTLLFHLTKDGKAKGSCRSIPEFNMFNALHETRELLLSFGGHSLAAGLALNIDNLPLLKQHLEKVIKMQLTEIDLKQKIMVDAELSLSDVTKKIISDLHHLEPFGNENPQPVFQVKQAVLVQKPSLLKDAHVKCAVFADGIIKPVVFFNRPELFERLRAQEQEPFDLVVHISENHWQGKVSIELIGIDVAGLQDMGNVQ
- the cmk gene encoding (d)CMP kinase, whose translation is MIITIDGPTASGKSTASRLLADRLHIHCLSSGALYRGLAYILINIFNYSQEALYNPATNDVDMALDPRHFLYKLDGNGCGTVWFDNQNITSFLKTNEISHAASILATHQSVRDTLTTLQRLLAQQYDLVLEGRDAGSVVFPQATSKFFLTADIDTRARRWQQVQNKLGIIIDFNEARQHIQERDARDRNREIAPLIIPEDALIIDNSNLTIEKTIQIMIEYIEQTKKI
- a CDS encoding ankyrin repeat domain-containing protein, producing MKVKHLTYLAILVFLNISSGIFAEVTQKEKQALFDAIVDDNLTKVKSIFEGKTDDEKVALLFAKDPSYPQISLHIAIHGHIRILDFLLKQAQSAKKLADFLKATDYKKKTSLYRAIENGYKNSVEKILEFMQKIKPKDQEYIFKQQNVDWVTSPLEAALESHVSSGIAMLLINFIADIPNEKVKKNIIKEREKHYFLLSTPLSVGAFDLAAKLKKLGADPNQRGKNNNSLLQIHILNSDYLKYHFNKAFPAIEWLLKNGASPNLKNDDGDTSLISAIKSGVSEDKIKKVVELLLTYGADSSIKNKEGKTALDYAKEKNLKQIMNILKKQK